From one Lotus japonicus ecotype B-129 chromosome 3, LjGifu_v1.2 genomic stretch:
- the LOC130749766 gene encoding F-box/kelch-repeat protein At3g06240-like, translating to MKRMKNFSLPVDMMVEILLRLPIKSLLRFKCVCKSWLSLISDPQFAKSHFDLAAAPTDRLIITFRGCMEFEAASPDDHDRDLVHLNYPCPPPPPRTRPRYILQVPVRSHSSRHLQAIGYCRGIMLLGNMSGDAVVWNPSTGTHRQIPVSYDKIDPSLPNKGYRYRKKENIARKFSDTDKNSHPRIQVFSLKTNVPSFIYGVDFEYDQYQDPYDRAGVFFNQSLHWMVKSKATGLVLVFAFDLIDRSLSEIHLSDDCMKLYRDDEHHCYLNVLGGCLGLHFFEGDDDDEIWVMKEYKVSSSWTRCFLIPNKDVNGPICLTKDGALLVDGYNKIMELNEDGGVLKHHLNELLDIHVSEYRYPYRESLLPLP from the exons ATGAAAAGGATGAAGAACTTCAGTCTCCCTGTGGATATGATGGTAGAGATTCTGTTGAGGTTGCCAATTAAATCTCTCCTGCGTTTCAAATGCGTGTGCAAATCATGGCTCTCCCTCATTTCCGATCCCCAATTCGCTAAATCTCATTTCGACCTAGCCGCCGCACCCACTGATCGTCTTATTATAACATTCCGTGGTTGCATGGAATTTGAGGCGGCATCACCAGACGACCACGACCGTGATCTCGTACATCTCAACTATCCatgtccaccaccaccacctcgcACACGCCCTCGCTATATACTTCAAGTTCCTGTCCGCTCTCACAGTTCTCGTCATCTTCAGGCTATTGGTTATTGCAGAGGGATTATGCTTTTGGGCAATATGTCCGGTGATGCCGTTGTCTGGAATCCCTCAACGGGTACCCATAGGCAGATACCAGTCTCATATGATAAGATTGATCCGTCCCTTCCAAATAAAGGATATAGATACCGCAAAAAAGA GAACATTGCACGGAAATTTTCTGACACAGATAAGAACTCTCATCCTCGGATCCAAGTTTTCTCATTGAAAACCAATGTGCCTTCCTTTATTTATGGTGTTGATTTTGAATATGATCAATATCAAGATCCTTATGATAGGGCTGGGGTGTTCTTCAATCAGTCTCTTCATTGGATGGTTAAATCTAAGGCTACGGGGCTTGTACTTGTTTTTGCCTTTGATCTAATAGATAGAAGTTTATCAGAGATTCATCTATCAGATGATTGTATGAAACTATACCGTGACGATGAACATCATTGTTATTTAAATGTACTAGGAGGATGTCTTGGTCTCCATTTCTTTGAGGGAGATGATGACGATGAGATATGGGTCATGAAAGAATATAAAGTGTCGTCTTCTTGGACTAGATGTTTTCTTATTCCAAACAAGGATGTCAATGGTCCCATATGCTTGACTAAAGATGGTGCACTTCTTGTGGATggatataataaaataatggaATTGAATGAGGATGGAGGCGTGCTCAAGCATCACCTAAATGAGCTGCTTGACATTCATGTTTCAGAATATCGTTATCCGTATAGGGAGAGTTTATTACCACTCCCTTAG